CTGAAAAAGTCCGCCGTGCTCGTCGGCGACATCTCCACCCAGCGCATCATCATCGAGGACGGTGCCTTCTTCAAGGGCGCCATCGACATTCAGAAGGAAGCCTCCAAGCCTGAGACCAAGTCCGAGACCAAGCGCGAGATGGCCATGGCCGCCGCTGCTTCGTTCTCTGCGGCGGCTTCCTCATCGTCCAGTTCAAGCACAGGATCGGCGGGCACCTCTCAGTCGTCCCTGCTCGAGAAAAAGTACTGAATTCCCGGGACTTGACTGAGCGCCGAGTGCTGAGTACCGAGTACTGAAGTCATGGGTTCCGTTACACACTCGATCTTCCGCCTGTTTCGCGGCTCGCCGGAGGCCGAAGCTCCGGCCGTCGAG
This genomic stretch from Terriglobia bacterium harbors:
- a CDS encoding polymer-forming cytoskeletal protein, which translates into the protein MEAPKPIDNFKADVAHIGKSVLVKGELSGSEDLYLDGEVEGSIELRDHSLIVGPHGRVRANVHARDIVVHGKVDGNVRGTERVELKKSAVLVGDISTQRIIIEDGAFFKGAIDIQKEASKPETKSETKREMAMAAAASFSAAASSSSSSSTGSAGTSQSSLLEKKY